The following proteins come from a genomic window of Pseudomonas hygromyciniae:
- a CDS encoding tetratricopeptide repeat protein, which translates to MKKIYACLLLGVLSQSVWALDAADQQRLSDIQQRWAHIQYEIPQDQRADAFEQLSSQASTFTRERPAVAEAWIWKGIVTSSWAGAQGGLGALGKAKDAKADLEKSLSLDPQALQGSAYTSLAALYDRVPGWPIGFGDSEQAEQLLKQALQLNPEGIDSLYFWGDHLYRQKRYAQARDALQKALQARPRPGRESADAGRRAEIAALLVDVNKKLK; encoded by the coding sequence ATGAAAAAAATCTATGCCTGCCTACTCCTGGGCGTATTGAGTCAGAGCGTGTGGGCGCTGGACGCCGCCGATCAGCAGCGCCTGAGCGATATTCAGCAGCGTTGGGCACACATCCAGTATGAAATACCGCAGGACCAGCGCGCCGATGCATTCGAGCAACTGTCCTCGCAAGCCAGCACATTCACCCGCGAACGTCCGGCCGTCGCCGAAGCCTGGATCTGGAAAGGTATTGTCACCAGCAGTTGGGCCGGTGCGCAGGGTGGGCTCGGCGCGCTGGGCAAGGCCAAGGACGCCAAGGCCGATCTGGAAAAGTCCTTGAGCCTTGACCCTCAAGCCCTTCAAGGCTCGGCCTATACCAGCTTGGCGGCGCTGTATGATCGTGTTCCGGGTTGGCCAATCGGCTTCGGCGATAGTGAACAGGCAGAACAGTTGCTCAAACAGGCGCTGCAGCTTAATCCTGAAGGCATCGACAGCCTGTACTTCTGGGGCGATCACCTCTACCGTCAGAAACGCTACGCTCAAGCCCGGGACGCGCTGCAAAAAGCCCTGCAAGCACGCCCTCGGCCAGGCCGTGAAAGCGCCGATGCCGGCCGTCGCGCGGAAATCGCCGCGTTACTGGTGGATGTGAACAAGAAACTCAAATGA
- a CDS encoding response regulator: MRLLLIEDDEALGEGIHQALGREGYTVDWLKDGGSALHALLSETFDLAVLDLGLPRMDGLEVLRRLRDSGSILPVLILTARDATEDRIAGLDAGADDYLIKPFDLAELKARLRALLRRSAGRAQALIEHAGISLNPSTQQVSYQGMPVALTPKEYQLLHELLSPPGRVMTRDQLMQLLYGWNEEAESNTLEVHIHHLRKKFSTDLIRTIRGVGYLVEESL; this comes from the coding sequence GTGCGGCTATTACTGATTGAGGATGACGAGGCGCTCGGTGAAGGCATTCATCAAGCGCTGGGGCGTGAAGGCTATACCGTCGACTGGCTCAAGGACGGCGGCAGCGCCTTGCATGCCTTGCTCAGTGAAACCTTCGATCTGGCGGTGCTTGATCTGGGGCTGCCGCGCATGGATGGGCTTGAAGTGTTACGTCGTCTGCGCGACAGCGGTTCGATCCTGCCCGTGCTGATCCTCACCGCCCGGGATGCCACAGAGGACCGCATCGCCGGGCTTGATGCCGGTGCCGATGATTACCTGATCAAACCGTTCGACCTGGCAGAACTCAAGGCACGCCTGCGCGCCTTGTTGCGGCGCAGTGCCGGGCGCGCCCAAGCGCTGATCGAGCACGCCGGTATCAGCCTCAACCCCAGTACTCAGCAAGTCAGCTATCAAGGCATGCCGGTCGCGCTGACGCCCAAGGAATACCAACTGCTCCACGAACTGCTCTCGCCACCGGGCCGGGTCATGACGCGCGACCAGTTGATGCAACTGCTCTACGGTTGGAACGAGGAAGCGGAAAGCAACACGTTGGAAGTGCATATCCACCATTTGCGCAAAAAGTTCTCTACCGACTTGATCCGCACGATTCGCGGGGTGGGTTACCTGGTGGAGGAGAGCCTATGA
- a CDS encoding TonB-dependent receptor domain-containing protein, with protein MKNPPYLFSSLFLSVGMLIAAPALQAEEIGEVDKHAVTELDTSFVTATGGATDLRDAPASVSVITREEIERQPVYDLNTLLRRVPGVTGGFGPVGEQSKIKLRGLDDKYTLILVDGKRLGGSGDLSYRRDLARQDLNWITPNMIERIEIVRGPMSSLYGSDAMGGVINIITRKVSSTWSGSANVNTTIPEDSDRGQTTQTSLNLSGPLTESVGLRLGANLTRRAADEVTARLDKDGEFMYGDGAGGAKDHSVNALLDWKINDEQSLSFEAVHGVERSWSSKKTFGDWGETIGGSFGPGRLIRDSFSVSHNGDWSFGTSKVDLYLNKFKNDIDWGKSSAEEKIAEGSLNIPFEFLLSQRMTVGGQWKREELTNSDTLGTVPVDYQGVAVSGSSLKGDYSAAFIEDELYLLDNLALTLGNRFDHSQDYGNHNSPRAYLVYHPHPDWTVRGGVSKGFRAPSLKEGSAGAATESGGRGCGSLKPLGYVNGSCWMAGNPNLSPETSVNKEIGVSFDRDGWEASLTYFHTDFEDKIEYAPLGQFQGRWWTMLENVEEARTRGWEGSVRVPLTDSLDWRTNATYMLESKNLSTGEDLISAPKLSAFSALNWQVTDKLNTELSAQHVGKQRGIGNDFVKSYTTYDLTANLAVTKWLTLNGGVQNLLDEDARDGSTTFYVPGRAFFAGATTYF; from the coding sequence ATGAAAAATCCCCCCTACCTTTTCAGCTCTCTTTTCCTGTCCGTCGGCATGTTGATCGCCGCCCCGGCGTTGCAAGCAGAAGAGATTGGCGAGGTCGATAAACACGCCGTCACAGAACTCGACACCTCGTTCGTCACCGCCACCGGCGGCGCCACGGACCTGCGCGATGCGCCGGCCAGCGTCAGCGTCATTACCCGCGAAGAAATCGAGCGCCAGCCGGTATATGACCTCAATACCCTGCTGCGGCGTGTTCCGGGTGTCACCGGTGGTTTCGGTCCGGTGGGCGAGCAATCGAAAATCAAACTGCGTGGCTTGGACGACAAGTACACCTTGATCCTGGTGGATGGCAAACGCCTCGGCGGCTCGGGGGATTTGAGCTATCGCCGCGACCTGGCGCGCCAGGACCTGAACTGGATTACCCCGAACATGATCGAGCGCATCGAGATCGTGCGCGGGCCCATGTCTTCGCTGTACGGCTCGGATGCCATGGGCGGGGTGATCAACATCATCACCCGCAAGGTATCGAGCACCTGGAGCGGTTCGGCCAACGTCAACACCACGATTCCCGAAGATTCCGACCGCGGCCAGACCACCCAGACCAGCCTCAACCTGTCCGGGCCTTTGACCGAGTCCGTGGGCCTGCGCCTGGGCGCCAACCTGACCCGGCGTGCCGCCGATGAGGTCACGGCGCGCCTGGATAAGGATGGCGAGTTCATGTACGGCGACGGCGCGGGCGGTGCCAAGGACCACAGCGTCAACGCCTTGCTCGACTGGAAAATCAATGATGAGCAAAGTCTGTCGTTCGAGGCCGTGCATGGCGTCGAGCGGTCCTGGTCGAGTAAAAAGACCTTCGGTGACTGGGGCGAAACCATCGGTGGCAGCTTCGGGCCCGGCCGTCTGATTCGCGACAGCTTCTCCGTATCCCACAACGGGGACTGGAGCTTCGGTACCTCGAAAGTGGACCTGTACCTGAACAAGTTCAAGAACGATATCGACTGGGGCAAGTCCAGCGCCGAAGAAAAAATCGCCGAAGGCAGCCTGAACATTCCGTTTGAATTCCTGCTCAGCCAGCGCATGACCGTGGGCGGGCAGTGGAAGCGTGAAGAACTGACCAATAGCGATACCCTGGGCACGGTGCCCGTGGACTATCAAGGCGTTGCAGTCTCCGGTTCTTCGCTCAAGGGCGACTATTCGGCCGCGTTTATCGAAGATGAGTTGTACCTGCTCGACAACCTGGCGCTGACCCTGGGCAACCGTTTCGACCACAGTCAAGACTACGGCAACCACAACAGCCCGCGTGCGTACCTGGTCTACCATCCGCATCCGGACTGGACCGTACGCGGTGGTGTGTCCAAGGGCTTTCGTGCGCCAAGCCTGAAAGAGGGGAGCGCCGGTGCCGCCACCGAGTCCGGTGGTCGCGGTTGCGGTTCGTTGAAACCCTTGGGTTATGTGAACGGCAGTTGCTGGATGGCCGGTAACCCGAACCTGTCGCCAGAAACCAGCGTCAACAAGGAGATTGGCGTGTCGTTCGATCGTGACGGTTGGGAGGCCAGCCTCACCTACTTCCACACCGATTTCGAAGACAAGATCGAGTACGCACCACTGGGCCAGTTCCAGGGGCGCTGGTGGACCATGCTGGAAAACGTCGAAGAAGCCCGGACCCGAGGCTGGGAAGGCTCGGTTCGCGTCCCGCTGACCGACTCCCTGGATTGGCGCACCAACGCCACCTACATGCTGGAGAGCAAAAACCTGTCCACCGGCGAAGACCTGATCAGCGCGCCCAAGTTGTCTGCCTTCAGTGCGCTCAACTGGCAAGTCACCGACAAGCTCAACACCGAACTTTCGGCGCAGCATGTCGGCAAACAGCGGGGTATTGGCAATGACTTCGTCAAGTCGTACACCACCTACGACCTGACGGCGAACCTGGCCGTGACCAAGTGGTTGACGTTGAATGGCGGCGTGCAGAACTTGCTGGATGAAGATGCGCGTGATGGTTCGACGACGTTCTATGTGCCGGGCCGTGCGTTCTTTGCCGGGGCGACCACTTATTTTTGA
- a CDS encoding DUF4238 domain-containing protein, whose translation MTKTRDNHFVAQWHQKGFIDAGEKLCYLTRRDIVRNGQNETIYSKKWRTPAQQFYRKDLYSTFFGDEVNDDIEQKLFGPIDDSGSKAIRAFSTNDQSQWHNNFESFFTYLDAQKLRTPKGLDWIQSKYPELSQLSLMTEMQSLRSIHCTLWAEGVRELVSAENSDVKFIVSDHPVTIYNYACPPDSLMCEYPSDPDIALKGSQTIFPLNKNRCLILTNLEFAKNPNAVDPLEPRTNANRVRQSLVNTIEFINSRNLTSEEVTKNKLYYQEQSRVCGCWERRVALSRTRNNC comes from the coding sequence ATGACTAAGACCAGAGATAATCACTTCGTAGCACAATGGCATCAGAAGGGCTTTATCGACGCTGGAGAGAAACTTTGCTACTTAACCCGCAGGGATATTGTTCGAAACGGGCAGAACGAAACGATATATTCGAAGAAGTGGCGCACCCCAGCTCAACAATTTTATAGGAAAGATCTTTACTCTACATTTTTTGGTGACGAGGTTAACGACGACATAGAGCAAAAGTTGTTTGGCCCCATTGACGACAGCGGCTCCAAGGCCATTCGGGCATTTTCAACAAACGATCAGTCTCAGTGGCATAATAACTTTGAAAGTTTTTTTACGTATCTGGATGCTCAAAAACTGCGAACGCCGAAAGGTCTGGATTGGATTCAAAGCAAATACCCTGAACTAAGCCAACTCTCTCTCATGACAGAGATGCAATCGCTACGATCCATACATTGCACCCTGTGGGCGGAAGGGGTCCGCGAGTTGGTGTCCGCGGAAAACTCTGACGTTAAATTTATTGTTTCAGATCATCCGGTCACCATTTATAACTACGCTTGCCCGCCCGATTCACTAATGTGCGAGTACCCTAGCGACCCAGATATAGCACTGAAAGGATCTCAGACAATATTCCCCCTAAATAAGAATCGCTGTTTAATTCTCACAAACTTGGAATTTGCTAAAAACCCTAATGCGGTCGACCCACTCGAGCCACGCACAAACGCTAATCGTGTTCGTCAAAGCCTCGTAAATACAATTGAGTTCATCAACTCCCGAAATCTAACCTCAGAGGAAGTTACAAAAAATAAATTATATTATCAAGAGCAGAGCCGAGTCTGTGGCTGCTGGGAAAGAAGAGTGGCTTTATCCAGAACTAGAAATAACTGCTGA
- a CDS encoding Ltp family lipoprotein, giving the protein MNFLKVILAVTFFAAAPSWAGDLTGPQNNAVRSAKQYLSMTGFSRNGLIHQLSSDAGEGFDVSDATIAVDSMNIDWNQQAVRSAKQYLNMMGFSCKGLIKQLSSSAGEKYTVDQATYGAKHADGC; this is encoded by the coding sequence ATGAATTTTTTGAAAGTAATATTGGCTGTCACTTTTTTTGCTGCTGCTCCCTCATGGGCTGGAGATTTGACTGGACCTCAAAATAATGCAGTCAGATCAGCGAAGCAGTATCTCAGCATGACGGGCTTCTCACGGAATGGGCTTATTCATCAGCTTTCATCTGATGCTGGAGAGGGTTTCGACGTTTCTGACGCTACGATAGCAGTGGACAGCATGAACATTGATTGGAACCAGCAGGCGGTGAGGTCTGCGAAGCAGTATCTCAATATGATGGGCTTCTCGTGCAAAGGCCTCATTAAGCAACTTTCCTCGAGTGCTGGAGAAAAATACACTGTGGACCAAGCAACCTACGGGGCAAAACATGCAGATGGTTGCTGA
- a CDS encoding chromosome segregation protein SMC, whose protein sequence is MNTIQELKDRRDTLTVEMESIQHDLAPFEEALESPEVIQQGRQRAVQDEINDHKRRIDSRSLEIYHLNQKIDRLEALANRESLAADYINAMATWKADEMELNEKRTSIETRLQQVRQSDQEDMAKARQAETDAATAYAQAVAWGDVEGEKAANAEAQKAAKNLTIAVEHHRRQQLLINALEQELVTIDQHITEAQKERAKIENQAAHLANTVLEEQWNEAAKALLETGGKLWAARNLISRDPVALMKLDIPEQGEHFGSWTWRELVDRSHQHSLLDLLAA, encoded by the coding sequence ATGAACACTATCCAAGAACTGAAAGACCGCCGCGACACTTTGACCGTCGAAATGGAGAGCATTCAGCACGACCTGGCGCCCTTCGAAGAGGCGCTGGAAAGCCCCGAGGTTATCCAGCAGGGCCGTCAACGGGCCGTGCAGGATGAAATCAACGATCACAAAAGGCGCATCGACTCTCGATCTCTTGAGATCTATCACCTGAATCAAAAGATTGATCGCCTCGAGGCACTGGCGAACCGTGAGAGCTTGGCTGCGGACTACATCAACGCCATGGCAACCTGGAAAGCCGACGAGATGGAACTCAACGAAAAGCGCACCAGTATCGAGACCCGGTTGCAGCAGGTCCGCCAGAGCGATCAGGAGGACATGGCAAAAGCTCGACAAGCTGAAACGGACGCAGCCACCGCTTATGCGCAGGCTGTCGCCTGGGGCGATGTGGAGGGCGAGAAAGCGGCCAACGCCGAAGCTCAAAAAGCAGCAAAAAACCTCACGATTGCGGTTGAACATCACCGCCGTCAACAACTGCTCATCAACGCGCTGGAGCAGGAGCTCGTGACGATTGATCAGCACATCACAGAGGCACAAAAAGAACGCGCCAAAATCGAAAACCAAGCGGCTCATCTGGCGAACACAGTGTTAGAAGAACAATGGAATGAGGCCGCGAAAGCACTGCTTGAGACAGGCGGCAAGCTGTGGGCAGCACGCAACCTGATTAGTCGTGACCCGGTCGCACTGATGAAGCTGGATATCCCCGAACAGGGCGAGCACTTTGGAAGCTGGACCTGGCGCGAACTCGTGGATCGCTCGCACCAACACAGCCTGCTTGACCTGCTGGCTGCCTAA
- a CDS encoding DUF927 domain-containing protein, protein MTQRIGNTSKRPSFADVKSAALKNIDRVVTHWLPNGKRVDGGKEYTAPNPTRTDKRAGSLKVNLSKGTWADFATGDKGGDLIDLVRYIDGGTDVEAFKKLADLLSVSAGSATTKSTPAKSATPEWIAIQPIPAEAMNKCPAKHRQHGAPSKVWIYRDAQGQPVMALYRFDLGPDEDGKPRKVFAPLTWCNRSDGQTTQWRWQGLPEPRPLLRLDELVQRADAPVVLCEGEKAADAAAELMPEHVATCWPNGSNSWHKADLTSLKGRSVVLWPDNDASGKTCMDAVELKLIELGAASVQRISLDVFKLKPSSKGGKPTLVKGGKWADGDDAADAVAKGWTAGHVAELVHNGEFFGSVAEPTEPQEPKTKAPAKRPAKSKNDLLPGGFRLTPEGVFYSGDDGEARPVCSPLEIIARTRDDKGHNWGLLVEFDDPDGAKKRWNIPARTMTGDFGKDVLGPLVDMGLRLAGSRSGRNARNDLQSYLGGFDSAQRARLVTRLGWHNNAFLLPEQQIGSHAEHLHFYEAGAQLPPINEAGSLEQWQQQIGALCVGNHRLAFVVSVAFAGPLLNMLGHESGGFHLYGDSSGGKTTHLQVAASVYGGPRLVRSWRSTDNALESIAAAHSDGLLVLDEIGMCDPRIIGETVYMLGNGTGKARANDRGQAGRQVQEWRLLFLSTGEKTLAQHMADANKELKAGMEVRMLAVPADASKGLGMFDVLNGFEDAAALSDALKVRVAKYYGTPLTTFLHALCAPGEMLRWSVIVRRTVEQFITQNLPTSASGQAQRAALRFGLAAAAGELATAFGVTGWPDGTATTAARVCLHAWLAERGGAGNFEGDAILARLRQVIERFGESRFTRWESAAAKIDEHGPRTIDRLGFRKTLEHGMGDALHTTNTYYVLPEAWRAEIFKGMNISAVNKELLQRGVLEPGSDGKAYSLIRLPGLGPQRCYVVKTVPGTDESEAKAA, encoded by the coding sequence ATGACCCAGCGCATCGGCAACACCTCAAAACGTCCCAGCTTTGCGGACGTAAAAAGCGCCGCCCTGAAGAACATCGACCGCGTCGTTACTCACTGGCTGCCAAACGGCAAACGCGTCGACGGCGGCAAGGAATACACCGCACCGAATCCCACGCGCACGGACAAACGTGCGGGCTCACTCAAGGTCAATTTGAGCAAAGGCACCTGGGCGGATTTTGCCACCGGCGATAAGGGCGGCGACCTGATCGACCTGGTGCGTTACATCGACGGCGGCACGGACGTTGAGGCCTTTAAAAAACTGGCAGATCTGCTCAGCGTTTCCGCAGGATCTGCAACCACCAAAAGCACACCAGCCAAGAGCGCAACACCGGAGTGGATCGCAATTCAGCCGATCCCGGCCGAGGCCATGAACAAATGCCCAGCCAAGCACCGGCAACACGGAGCTCCGTCAAAGGTATGGATCTATCGCGATGCGCAGGGCCAACCGGTCATGGCGCTGTATCGCTTCGACTTGGGCCCCGATGAAGACGGCAAACCAAGAAAGGTCTTTGCGCCGCTAACCTGGTGCAACCGCTCCGATGGACAAACCACACAATGGCGCTGGCAAGGCTTGCCGGAACCTAGGCCATTGCTGCGCCTGGATGAGCTGGTACAGCGTGCAGATGCGCCTGTAGTGCTGTGTGAAGGCGAGAAAGCTGCTGACGCCGCCGCTGAACTGATGCCCGAACACGTGGCCACCTGCTGGCCGAACGGTTCCAACTCTTGGCACAAGGCCGATCTGACGTCACTCAAAGGGCGAAGCGTTGTGCTGTGGCCGGATAACGATGCCAGCGGAAAGACCTGCATGGATGCCGTCGAGCTCAAACTGATTGAGCTGGGCGCCGCGTCAGTGCAGCGAATCTCCCTCGACGTGTTCAAGCTAAAGCCCAGCAGCAAAGGCGGCAAACCGACGCTCGTGAAAGGCGGAAAATGGGCAGACGGCGACGATGCAGCGGATGCAGTAGCCAAAGGCTGGACCGCAGGCCACGTCGCCGAGCTGGTGCACAACGGCGAGTTTTTCGGCAGTGTTGCTGAGCCCACCGAACCTCAAGAACCAAAGACCAAGGCGCCCGCCAAACGCCCTGCGAAATCGAAAAATGACCTGTTGCCGGGCGGCTTTCGCCTGACGCCTGAAGGGGTGTTTTATTCCGGCGATGATGGCGAGGCGCGTCCCGTGTGTTCGCCTCTCGAAATCATCGCTCGCACTCGCGACGACAAGGGCCACAACTGGGGTTTATTGGTCGAGTTCGATGACCCGGACGGCGCCAAAAAACGCTGGAATATTCCAGCCAGGACTATGACCGGCGACTTCGGCAAAGACGTACTCGGCCCCTTAGTAGACATGGGCCTGCGCCTTGCCGGAAGCCGATCAGGGCGCAATGCTCGTAATGACCTGCAGAGCTATCTCGGTGGCTTCGATAGCGCCCAGCGCGCACGATTGGTGACGCGCTTGGGCTGGCACAACAACGCGTTCCTATTGCCCGAACAACAGATCGGCTCGCACGCCGAACACCTGCATTTTTATGAGGCCGGTGCGCAGTTGCCACCGATCAACGAGGCGGGCTCTCTGGAGCAATGGCAGCAGCAAATCGGCGCCCTGTGCGTTGGCAACCACCGCTTGGCGTTTGTCGTCTCTGTGGCCTTTGCGGGCCCTCTGCTGAACATGTTGGGGCATGAGTCGGGCGGCTTCCACCTGTACGGCGACAGTTCCGGGGGCAAGACCACTCACCTGCAAGTCGCTGCTTCGGTCTATGGAGGGCCGCGTCTGGTGCGTTCGTGGCGTTCGACAGATAACGCTCTGGAGTCCATCGCCGCAGCCCACTCAGACGGTCTTCTAGTCCTGGATGAAATCGGCATGTGCGACCCGCGCATTATTGGCGAAACGGTGTACATGCTCGGCAACGGCACCGGTAAGGCCCGTGCCAATGATCGAGGACAGGCGGGCCGACAGGTGCAGGAGTGGCGCTTGCTGTTTCTCTCGACGGGCGAGAAGACGTTGGCGCAGCACATGGCGGATGCCAACAAGGAGCTGAAAGCGGGCATGGAGGTGCGCATGCTTGCGGTGCCAGCGGATGCCAGCAAGGGCCTCGGCATGTTCGATGTACTGAACGGTTTTGAAGACGCTGCCGCCCTCTCCGATGCACTCAAGGTCCGTGTAGCCAAATACTACGGCACGCCCCTCACCACTTTCCTACACGCGCTATGCGCGCCCGGAGAAATGCTCAGGTGGTCGGTGATTGTTCGTCGCACTGTTGAGCAGTTCATCACCCAAAACCTACCCACGTCGGCCAGTGGTCAGGCGCAACGCGCCGCCCTTCGCTTCGGCCTCGCCGCAGCAGCCGGGGAGTTGGCCACCGCCTTCGGCGTCACTGGCTGGCCCGATGGCACGGCCACAACGGCTGCACGCGTCTGCCTGCATGCGTGGCTGGCCGAACGTGGCGGTGCCGGTAACTTCGAGGGTGATGCGATCTTGGCCCGGCTACGGCAGGTGATCGAGCGATTTGGAGAAAGCCGCTTTACTCGTTGGGAATCTGCCGCCGCCAAGATCGATGAGCACGGCCCTCGCACGATTGATCGGTTGGGCTTTCGCAAGACCCTGGAACACGGAATGGGCGACGCCCTGCACACCACCAACACCTACTACGTGCTGCCTGAAGCCTGGAGGGCCGAGATCTTCAAGGGCATGAATATCAGTGCGGTGAATAAGGAGCTGCTGCAACGGGGCGTGCTCGAACCGGGAAGCGACGGCAAGGCGTACAGCTTGATTCGCCTGCCGGGGTTAGGACCTCAACGCTGCTATGTGGTGAAGACAGTTCCTGGAACGGATGAAAGCGAGGCCAAGGCCGCCTGA
- a CDS encoding DUF3077 domain-containing protein: MNTANTLGRAEFSCVASGPQKLFRVNAGVPIEDALEAISLFQYYANQLTLDAAMSNEGERFSWPAFYLGEMAKALIDDVNDALHAGSTAP, from the coding sequence GTGAACACTGCCAATACTCTCGGGCGTGCCGAATTCTCGTGCGTTGCCAGCGGTCCTCAAAAGCTGTTTAGGGTCAATGCTGGCGTGCCGATCGAGGACGCACTTGAGGCCATATCGCTGTTTCAGTACTACGCCAATCAACTGACCCTCGATGCAGCCATGAGTAACGAGGGCGAGCGGTTCAGTTGGCCCGCTTTCTACCTGGGCGAAATGGCAAAAGCGCTGATTGATGACGTCAACGATGCGCTGCATGCAGGGAGTACTGCGCCATGA
- a CDS encoding helix-turn-helix transcriptional regulator — protein sequence MTSSIPSKSVHIKDLAPATRLIRVTEVMAIVGLARPTIYKLMSQPESGFPQAVKLTDSTARGAPVAWVLSEVLDWTHARIAARDRVAA from the coding sequence ATGACGAGCTCTATCCCCTCCAAATCCGTACACATCAAAGATCTGGCGCCCGCAACAAGGTTAATCAGAGTTACTGAAGTAATGGCCATTGTAGGCCTCGCCCGCCCCACCATTTACAAGCTCATGAGCCAGCCTGAAAGCGGCTTTCCACAAGCAGTAAAACTCACCGACAGCACCGCTCGGGGGGCGCCCGTCGCATGGGTCCTTTCTGAAGTTTTGGATTGGACTCACGCACGCATCGCTGCTCGCGACAGGGTGGCTGCATGA
- a CDS encoding IS3 family transposase, whose amino-acid sequence MSNPRYPEEFKIQAVNQVTEKKLPVAEVAARLGVSTHSLYAWIKRYSKPQEERQQDDDQHAELRRLRAELKRVTEERDILKKGRRVLCQGVRLKYAFIKQRAGDYSIRRLCLTLKVHPSGYYAWLSEPQSVRAKDDQRLLGLIKHSWLESGGVYGYRKIHDDLREVGEDCGRHRVARLMRLEGLRSQTGYRRRPGKYGGKPAVVSPNLLKRQFDVVEPNKVWVTDITYIRTYEGWLYLAVVLDLFSRQVVGWSMKSQMTSDLAIDALLMAVWRRKPKQEVMVHSDQGSQYSSSDWRSFLKANNLVASMSRRGNCHDNAVAESFFQLLKRERIKRKIYTTREDARSDVFDYIEMFYNVKRRHGFNNQLSPVEFEKRYAMSLQGV is encoded by the coding sequence ATGAGCAACCCGCGTTATCCCGAAGAATTCAAAATCCAAGCAGTCAATCAAGTGACCGAAAAGAAGCTGCCTGTCGCTGAGGTAGCCGCCCGTCTCGGCGTGTCGACGCATAGCCTCTATGCCTGGATAAAGCGCTACAGCAAACCTCAAGAAGAACGGCAGCAGGATGATGATCAGCACGCTGAGCTACGTCGTCTGCGAGCGGAACTCAAGCGCGTCACTGAAGAGCGAGACATATTAAAAAAAGGCCGCCGCGTACTTTGCCAAGGAGTGCGGCTGAAGTACGCCTTTATCAAGCAGCGCGCGGGCGACTATTCGATTCGACGGCTTTGCCTGACGCTGAAAGTCCATCCCAGCGGTTATTACGCCTGGCTGTCTGAGCCGCAATCTGTACGCGCCAAAGACGACCAGCGACTGCTGGGTTTGATCAAGCATTCCTGGTTGGAGAGCGGTGGCGTTTATGGCTATCGCAAAATCCACGACGATCTGCGCGAGGTCGGTGAGGATTGTGGTCGTCATCGTGTGGCGAGGCTGATGCGTCTTGAAGGTCTGCGTTCTCAGACAGGTTATCGACGCCGCCCTGGAAAGTACGGCGGTAAGCCAGCGGTCGTCTCACCCAATTTGCTGAAGCGCCAGTTCGATGTTGTGGAACCCAACAAGGTTTGGGTAACCGACATCACGTACATTCGTACGTATGAAGGCTGGTTGTATTTGGCGGTGGTACTGGATCTGTTTTCTCGGCAGGTCGTTGGCTGGTCAATGAAGTCGCAGATGACCAGTGATTTGGCTATTGATGCGTTGTTGATGGCGGTTTGGAGGCGTAAACCGAAGCAAGAGGTGATGGTTCATTCCGACCAAGGCAGCCAGTACAGCAGCTCCGATTGGCGCAGCTTTTTGAAGGCAAACAATTTGGTTGCCAGCATGAGTCGCCGAGGCAACTGTCATGACAACGCCGTGGCCGAGAGCTTTTTCCAGCTTCTGAAACGGGAACGGATCAAGCGAAAAATCTACACCACGCGGGAAGATGCTCGGAGTGATGTGTTTGATTACATCGAGATGTTCTACAACGTAAAACGCCGCCATGGTTTCAACAATCAGCTGTCACCGGTAGAGTTTGAAAAGCGTTACGCAATGAGCTTGCAAGGTGTCTAG